In Candidatus Thermoplasmatota archaeon, the sequence TGGTGAAAGAACTCAAAGAATCTGGTGTCGAAATACTGTTAAATTACCTTCCTGTAGGATCTGAAAGGGCTGCTAAATTTTATGCAGAATGTGCGTTAGAATCAGGAACGGCATTGATAAACAACATGCCCGTATTTATTGTCAGCGATCCCGAATGGGGTCAGCGATTTGAGGAAAAGGGATTGCCCGCTCTTGGAGATGATGTAAAATCACAGCTTGGTGCCACCATAGTACACCGGGTTTTAACCAACCTTTTTAAGAAAAGAGGAGTGAAGCTTGAGAGAACGTACCAGCTAAATACCGGTGGAAATACAGATTTTCTGAACATGCTTGACAGAAACCGCTTGCTTTCTAAGAAGAAGTCAAAGACGGAAGCGGTGCAATCGCAAACCGAAAAACGGTTGCACGATGAAGACATTCATATTGGCCCGAGTGATTGGGTGGCCTGGCAGAAAGATAATAAAATCTGCTTCTTAAGAATGGAAGGAAAACTCTTTGGCGATATAGCCATGGACCTGGAACTTAGGCTATCCGTAGAGGACTCTCCAAATTCCGCTGGAATAGTCGTAGATGCGATCAGGTGCTGCAAGCTGGCCCTCGACAGGGGGCATGGCGGTGTTCTGTACTCGCCCTCAGCGTACTTCATGAAACATCCGCCAAAGCAGTACACAGATGATGAAGCATATAGGATGACTGAGGAATTCATTGCTGGAAAAAGAGAAAGTTAAACCTACAAAATGCCTGATCATTGCCGCTGGACGGGGGACCAGGATATCAAATAAAGGTGATTCAAAACCACTTGTCCCACTTCT encodes:
- a CDS encoding inositol-3-phosphate synthase encodes the protein MGKIKIAIVGVGNCASSLIQGIEYYRHKNKEDAIGLMHWDIGGYKPYDIEIVTAFDIDKRKVGKDISEAIFQPPNCTKIFCRDIPKMGAIVRMGRVLDGFAEHMKNYDDKYTFLLSDQKEPSKEDVVKELKESGVEILLNYLPVGSERAAKFYAECALESGTALINNMPVFIVSDPEWGQRFEEKGLPALGDDVKSQLGATIVHRVLTNLFKKRGVKLERTYQLNTGGNTDFLNMLDRNRLLSKKKSKTEAVQSQTEKRLHDEDIHIGPSDWVAWQKDNKICFLRMEGKLFGDIAMDLELRLSVEDSPNSAGIVVDAIRCCKLALDRGHGGVLYSPSAYFMKHPPKQYTDDEAYRMTEEFIAGKRES